One Deinococcus gobiensis I-0 genomic window, CGGTTTTGAGAGTAATCGCGACTGAGGGCATACCTCAGATTACACAAGTGTAATCTATAATTCAACACTTGACTAACATGATATTTATACATATGCAACTTGTGGATACTGTATGGCGTATAGCCCAGGGTGATACCTAGTTCATCAATGGTCTTTACCGCCACAGGAGGGCGTTCTATGCCACTTACAGCAAGTGTTGCTGGGGAAAGATTAGCTGCATATTTAAAGCGAGCACAGATGCAACAAAAGGACTTAGCTATCCATCTGGGTATTGAACCAAGTTACGTAAGCAGAATGGTAAAAGGCCACGTTAACTGGACTACAGGCCAATATTTTGGGCAAATTGCCTCAAAATTGCATTTACTTGATACGGAAATTAAAGAGCTTAATCAGGCAGTAGTTATAGAAATTGCGACACACGAAGGATCAAGTCAAAGCTTTCGACGTGAAGAATCAGATTTGAGTGAAGAGCTTAAAAAAGCTGTTGAAATATATAAATCGATTGATCCGCTAATTGAAGATTTACATGTACAAATGGCACTAGCGCAAGCAGGAAGCTTCAAGGGTGGTCCAAAAACAACTCAAGAGTGGATCATATATTTTAATGATATTCGTAACTGGCTAAAAAAATCTTCATAATTTGTAGAGTAATTTCTTCTTAAAGTATTATAAGGGGTAAAGCAATGAAAGAAGTTTTTTATGATAATAAAAGGATTATATATATACCAGAAATAAGGACAGATTTTGAAGGATACTCTTATCTATCAAAACTCGATGAAAAAATAAAAAACTATAGTGATTTAGATGAATCTATATCAATTAACCTTGAAAACATGACTTGGATTGATGTAAATATGTGTTCAGTTTTAGGAGCAATAATACAAAAACATAAAAGTAATGGGGCAAAAATCGAAGTCGTAAAAGTAAACAGAAATGTTGAAAATATTTTAAGTAAAAATGGTTTTCTTACTAAATTTATGTCGGGATTTAATATAAAAGATTCTTATGGTACGGTTGTACCATATAGGCGCTATAACTTATCAGATGAATCCAAGTTTCCAGATTATGTTTCTAAGATTTCTAAGGATAGAGAGCGACTGAAGTTTAATCAGAATACTCGATCCTCTCTATTAAATTCTATTTTAGAATTATTTAGTAACTCTGTAATACACTCTGGATCGGGTCTTGGAATATTTGTGTGCGGACAATATTATCCAAATAAGCATACTATTAGATTTACTATAACTGATTTAGGAGTAGGTATAAGAGATAGAGTATCGAGATTTTTATTAAAAGATATATCTGATCAAGATTCAATCTTATGGGCTATCACTAAGCGGAATTCTACAAAATATAATATTCCTGGTGGTTTGGGTTTATCTTTCTTAATAGAATTTGTTACTGCTAATGAAGGTCAGGTAATATTATGTAGCGGCAATGCATATGTTAAGATATCTGAATCTAACCGTGAGATTTTAAATATGAATAGTAGATTTTTAGGAACATCTATCAGTTTAATTATCAATACTGATCGTGATAGTGTCTATCTACCTGTGCAGGAAATCTCAGAGGAAGACCTTTTTTAATGGGGGGATGTATGTCAAAAGAAACTTTTGAGATGAGTATAGTTGGTATTATAAATAATCCTATTTGCACATCTGTAGCAGATGGGGAAAAGGTTTATGATCGAATATGTCCAATTATTGAAGATGGAAATATAGTAAAGTTATCTTTTGCTGGAGTTAGATATATTATCTCGGCTTTCTTGAATCCCGCCTTTGGTAAGCTATATTTGAGATTTGATCAAGACTATATTCGAGAACATCTTAAAGCCGTTAACACTACACCTGAGCAGAGAAGTATCATTAAAGAGGTGGTTGAAAATGCAAAATTCTACGCTGCCTCTAAAGAAGAAGCTAAGGAGGCCAGAATAGATGCATCTGGATTTAAGGATGAAGAATAAATTATGTGTGCACGTAATATAATTTCTTTGCAAGATTTAAATATAGAGCAGGATGTTAGATTAATGTTTGATACAAATGTATGGATGTTCCTCATCGGTCCTCAGATCCCTGAAGATAGAGCTGAAGTGCATGACTACTCGCAACTTCTATCTGATTTACTTCAAAGATCTATAAAAATATTCTGTAGCGACATAATAATATCAGAACTAATAAACCAGCATATCAAATTTAATCTCTCTAGATATAAATCTACTGTAGATAAACGAGCTAGTCCTAAAGAATATAGAAGAAGTCAAAACTTTATAGATGATATTCAGGGAATATTAGCGGCGCTTGAAATTATTAAAATGGAAACTATTATTCTTCCAACCATGTTAGATAATGCTAAATTAGAAAATATGTTTTTAGATATGCAAACAGGAAATAATGACTTTAATGATCTAATAATAGCTCAGACTTGCTTAGAAAATAATATCAAGATAGTTACGCACGATTATGATTATCACGGATATGATTTGGATATCGTTACTGTGAACCAAAGACTACTGTATAGGCCGCAAGTATAGCCTATTCCGTTTGCTGAGTGCGAATCATCAATGGATGATTCGCACTCAATCCTTTTCACAAGTATAATAATTGTAATTTATATTACATGCCTAAGTGGAGCACTATACATATGATACAACTGTATACTAGATTTGAAGACCAATCCCCCCATCTGAACGCCAGTCACAGCGAAATCCAGGGTGGGGGGAATCGGAGCCCCCATCATGCCCCACCCCGCCCCCCGCTTCAACCCGCCCACCGTCCCCTTTGCCCATGCTCCGGCCCGGGCCTGCTCGTGCTGCAGCAAGCCTTTGTCTACGGGCATCGGCTATGAGGTGCCATACATCGGCATCGTCGGCCCCAAGTGCGTGCGCAAGTTCGCGGCCCTTGCCCAGGCGCTGGCCCAGATCGACGGCCTGACCCTGACGCGCGACGACGGCGCAGAGACCCACGCCGCGGCCCACCGCCTCATCTTCACCCTGCGCCTGAAGATTGGCTACGAGGTCCAGATCCTCAGCAACGCCGACGGCAGCAAGACCCTGAAGATCGGCGCCCGCACCCGCAAGCACGCCAAGGTCTGCGTGACCTGGGAAGAGCGCCGTGCCGAGTTCGAGCAGGACCTGAAGCTGGCGAGTGCGCGCCCCACCGGGCAGGTGGCCGCGTGAGTCGCGCCTCCCGGAGGCGTCCCCTGTCCGAGCGCCTTCTGCGCCTGGCACTGCTCGCCAAGGCCCACGAGGTCCAGGCGGAGCCCTGCACGCCCGAGCGGGCCCTGCGGGGACAGCGCGCCGACCACCTCGCGGTCCTGTGCTGGGCGGCCCAGCAGGAGGGTCGGGCGTGAGCGCCTCCATCTTCCCGGAGCCGGAGTGCCGGTGTGGTCGCCTGCTTGATGACGTGGGCCGCTGCGGGCATTGCGACCAGCAGCCCGTCCGGATCTCGGCCTGCACGGGCGACCTGAAGGCCCTGCTGCAGCGGCCAGGCTATGAACGGGGCGACGTCGCCTACGTCATTGCGACTCCAGAGGGGGAGGTCACCCTGCGGACCGTTGCGGACGCTGTGCGGCTCGACATCGACCGGTTCGGCGGTGCGCTGGCCGGGCTGGTCATCAGCGAGACAGTCCTGCTGGACCTGGTGACCGACCTGATGCTGTGCCTGCGCCACGGCGCCCAGGGGCTGTGGGCAGAAGGCCAGCAGCTGCTGACGTTGCCAGACGGGACCGTGCTGCTCAGCGAACAGGCCAGCGGGGTGCGCCTGACGGTGGACCGCCAGGGCGGGGCGGTCGCGTGGGTGACGCTCGACGAGCCGGCCACGCGGGAACTGGTCACCGAGCTGATGCTCAGCCTGCGCCGGCAGCACTGGGGCGCGGCGTGAACGTCTGCTGTGGGATGGAAGGAGCTGAGGCCTTCGCAGCCCCCAGGAAGGAGAGAGGCGGACGATTCGACGGGGACGGGAACTCTGCCCTCTGGGTGTACGGGACCCAAGAGGGGAAGCCATGAGGCTGCTGTTGATCGGCGCGCTGATCTCAAGCGGGGCGCTGGGGGTGGCCGCGCTGCTGTTCGGGGGCCAGCTGTGCCCTTCTCGGAAAGAGATCGCCAACGAAGAGCGGAGGGCTGCATGACACACGAACGATTTCAGTTTGATCCCAACGACATCGCCCTCGTCTGGTCGGGCCTGAACCTGTTGGAGAACCTCTGGGGCGTGGGGGGCCTGAGCCCGGCGCACCTTGCGATGCAGCGGCGCTTCTCGCCGGATCAGGAGCTCGACGTGGTGCAGGCCTTGTTCAAGGGTGAGGAAGTGAGTGCCGTGGTGGAGGCTCTCGCCTATTACCACGCCTTCGCCTCGGCGCAGGGCAACACGGTCCTTGATGGCAACGGCGCCGATATCACGGCTACGACCCGTGAACACAGCCACAGCCTCC contains:
- a CDS encoding ATP-binding protein, encoding MKEVFYDNKRIIYIPEIRTDFEGYSYLSKLDEKIKNYSDLDESISINLENMTWIDVNMCSVLGAIIQKHKSNGAKIEVVKVNRNVENILSKNGFLTKFMSGFNIKDSYGTVVPYRRYNLSDESKFPDYVSKISKDRERLKFNQNTRSSLLNSILELFSNSVIHSGSGLGIFVCGQYYPNKHTIRFTITDLGVGIRDRVSRFLLKDISDQDSILWAITKRNSTKYNIPGGLGLSFLIEFVTANEGQVILCSGNAYVKISESNREILNMNSRFLGTSISLIINTDRDSVYLPVQEISEEDLF
- a CDS encoding STAS-like domain-containing protein, coding for MSKETFEMSIVGIINNPICTSVADGEKVYDRICPIIEDGNIVKLSFAGVRYIISAFLNPAFGKLYLRFDQDYIREHLKAVNTTPEQRSIIKEVVENAKFYAASKEEAKEARIDASGFKDEE
- a CDS encoding helix-turn-helix domain-containing protein, encoding MPLTASVAGERLAAYLKRAQMQQKDLAIHLGIEPSYVSRMVKGHVNWTTGQYFGQIASKLHLLDTEIKELNQAVVIEIATHEGSSQSFRREESDLSEELKKAVEIYKSIDPLIEDLHVQMALAQAGSFKGGPKTTQEWIIYFNDIRNWLKKSS
- a CDS encoding PIN domain-containing protein — protein: MQDLNIEQDVRLMFDTNVWMFLIGPQIPEDRAEVHDYSQLLSDLLQRSIKIFCSDIIISELINQHIKFNLSRYKSTVDKRASPKEYRRSQNFIDDIQGILAALEIIKMETIILPTMLDNAKLENMFLDMQTGNNDFNDLIIAQTCLENNIKIVTHDYDYHGYDLDIVTVNQRLLYRPQV